The following proteins are encoded in a genomic region of Brachypodium distachyon strain Bd21 chromosome 1, Brachypodium_distachyon_v3.0, whole genome shotgun sequence:
- the LOC100828224 gene encoding U4/U6 small nuclear ribonucleoprotein Prp31 homolog isoform X1 codes for MAMYTLRLSRSPPSPDSLLREAEGAGRRNLGGDGAAGLLHAGKTWAKIMASLADSFLADLDELSDNEAYPEEDNAEAGGADEDSDDDMPDLESLNYDDLDSVSKLQKTQRYNDIMQKVEGALEKSTDLSNQGFILEEDPEYQLIVDCNALSVDIENELIIIHNFIRDKYRLKFPELESLVHHPIDYARVVKKIGNEVDLTLVDLEGLLPSAVIMVVSVTASTTSGKPLSEENLLKTIEACDRALNLDAAKKKVLDFVEGRMGYIAPNLSAIVGSAVAAKLMGIAGGLGALAKMPACNVQLLGAKRKNLAGFSTATSQFRVGYLEHTEIFQSTPPALRTRACRLIAAKSTLAARIDSIRGDPTGKAGRNLLEEIRKKIEKWQEPPPPKLPKPLPVPDSEPKKKRGGRRLRKMKERYAVTDMMKLANRMQFGIPEESSLGDGLGEGYGMLGQAGSGKLRVSAAQNKLAAKVAKKFKEKSYGSSGATSGLTSSLAFTPVQGIELSNPQAHGNHLGSGTQSTYFSETGTFSKIKRT; via the exons ATGGCCATGTATACTCTCCGTCTCTCCCGGTCTCCCCCATCCCCCGATTCTCTTCTCCGAGAAGCAGAAGGAGCTGGCCGGAGAAAtctcggcggcgacggcgctgcAG GTCTGCTTCACGCGGGGAAGACTTGGGCCAAGATCATG GCAAGCCTTGCTGATTCTTTCTTGGCTGATCTTGACGAACTGTCAGACAATGAAGCCTACCCT GAAGAAGACAACGCCGAGGCTGGGGGTGCGGATGAGGATAGTGATGATGATATGCCTGACCTCGAGTCTCTTAATTACGATGATCTTGACAGTGTTTCGAAGCTGCAGAAGACACAACGTTATAATGACATAATGCAA AAAGTAGAAGGAGCACTTGAGAAAAGCACAGACTTATCTAATCAAGGTTTCATACTAGAGGAGGATCCAGAGTATCAGCTTATTGTCGATTGCAATGCTTTATCAGTAGATATTGAGAATGAGCTCATTATAATCCATAATTTCATACGTGACAAGTATAGGCTGAAGTTTCCTGAACTGGAATCCCTTGTTCATCATCCAATTGATTATGCCCGTGTTGTTAAGAAGATCGGAAATGAGGTGGACTTAACTCTTGTAGATCTGGAAGGGCTTTTACCTTCTGCAGTTATAATGGTTGTCTCTGTGACAGCATCAACAACTAGTGGGAAGCCCCTTTCTGAGGAGAATTTGTTAAAAACCATTGAAGCATGTGACAGAGCTCTTAATCTTGACGCTGCAAAAAAGAAGGTGCTTGATTTTGTAGAGGGCAGAATGGGTTACATCGCACCAAACCTGTCTGCCATTGTTGGCAGTGCTGTTGCTGCAAAACTGATGGGAATTGCTGGTGGTTTGGGAGCACTTGCAAAAATGCCTGCTTGCAATGTTCAATTACTCGGAGCAAAGAGGAAAAATCTTGCTGGATTTTCTACTGCCACATCTCAGTTTCGTGTTGGCTATCTTGAGCACACTGAAATATTTCAGAGCACCCCTCCAGCCCTGAGGACCCGTGCTTGCAGACTTATAGCTGCAAAGTCAACTCTAGCAGCAAGGATTGATTCAATTAGAGGTGATCCAACTGGAAAAGCTGGTCGGAACTTGTTGGAAGAAATTCgtaagaagatcgagaagtgGCAAGAACCACCTCCTCCTAAGCTTCCAAAACCACTTCCTGTTCCAGACTCTGAgcctaaaaagaaaagaggggGCCGCCGCCTTCGAAAAATGAAGGAAAG ATATGCGGTGACTGATATGATGAAGCTTGCAAACCGAATGCAATTTGGTATACCGGAGGAGAGCTCATTAG GTGATGGCTTGGGTGAAGGTTATGGCATGCTTGGGCAGGCCGGTAGTGGAAAACTACGCGTGTCAGCTGCGCAAAACAAACTTGCTGCTAAAGTGGCCAAGAA ATTCAAGGAGAAGAGCTATGGTAGCAGCGGCGCGACATCTGGACTGACATCTAGTTTGGCCTTCACACCAGTTCAG GGAATAGAGCTGTCGAACCCGCAGGCCCATGGGAATCATCTTGGAAGTGGTACCCAGAGCACCTATTTCTCCGAGACCGGCACATTCTCAAAGATCAAAAGGACCTGA
- the LOC100828224 gene encoding U4/U6 small nuclear ribonucleoprotein Prp31 homolog isoform X2 — translation MASLADSFLADLDELSDNEAYPEEDNAEAGGADEDSDDDMPDLESLNYDDLDSVSKLQKTQRYNDIMQKVEGALEKSTDLSNQGFILEEDPEYQLIVDCNALSVDIENELIIIHNFIRDKYRLKFPELESLVHHPIDYARVVKKIGNEVDLTLVDLEGLLPSAVIMVVSVTASTTSGKPLSEENLLKTIEACDRALNLDAAKKKVLDFVEGRMGYIAPNLSAIVGSAVAAKLMGIAGGLGALAKMPACNVQLLGAKRKNLAGFSTATSQFRVGYLEHTEIFQSTPPALRTRACRLIAAKSTLAARIDSIRGDPTGKAGRNLLEEIRKKIEKWQEPPPPKLPKPLPVPDSEPKKKRGGRRLRKMKERYAVTDMMKLANRMQFGIPEESSLGDGLGEGYGMLGQAGSGKLRVSAAQNKLAAKVAKKFKEKSYGSSGATSGLTSSLAFTPVQGIELSNPQAHGNHLGSGTQSTYFSETGTFSKIKRT, via the exons ATG GCAAGCCTTGCTGATTCTTTCTTGGCTGATCTTGACGAACTGTCAGACAATGAAGCCTACCCT GAAGAAGACAACGCCGAGGCTGGGGGTGCGGATGAGGATAGTGATGATGATATGCCTGACCTCGAGTCTCTTAATTACGATGATCTTGACAGTGTTTCGAAGCTGCAGAAGACACAACGTTATAATGACATAATGCAA AAAGTAGAAGGAGCACTTGAGAAAAGCACAGACTTATCTAATCAAGGTTTCATACTAGAGGAGGATCCAGAGTATCAGCTTATTGTCGATTGCAATGCTTTATCAGTAGATATTGAGAATGAGCTCATTATAATCCATAATTTCATACGTGACAAGTATAGGCTGAAGTTTCCTGAACTGGAATCCCTTGTTCATCATCCAATTGATTATGCCCGTGTTGTTAAGAAGATCGGAAATGAGGTGGACTTAACTCTTGTAGATCTGGAAGGGCTTTTACCTTCTGCAGTTATAATGGTTGTCTCTGTGACAGCATCAACAACTAGTGGGAAGCCCCTTTCTGAGGAGAATTTGTTAAAAACCATTGAAGCATGTGACAGAGCTCTTAATCTTGACGCTGCAAAAAAGAAGGTGCTTGATTTTGTAGAGGGCAGAATGGGTTACATCGCACCAAACCTGTCTGCCATTGTTGGCAGTGCTGTTGCTGCAAAACTGATGGGAATTGCTGGTGGTTTGGGAGCACTTGCAAAAATGCCTGCTTGCAATGTTCAATTACTCGGAGCAAAGAGGAAAAATCTTGCTGGATTTTCTACTGCCACATCTCAGTTTCGTGTTGGCTATCTTGAGCACACTGAAATATTTCAGAGCACCCCTCCAGCCCTGAGGACCCGTGCTTGCAGACTTATAGCTGCAAAGTCAACTCTAGCAGCAAGGATTGATTCAATTAGAGGTGATCCAACTGGAAAAGCTGGTCGGAACTTGTTGGAAGAAATTCgtaagaagatcgagaagtgGCAAGAACCACCTCCTCCTAAGCTTCCAAAACCACTTCCTGTTCCAGACTCTGAgcctaaaaagaaaagaggggGCCGCCGCCTTCGAAAAATGAAGGAAAG ATATGCGGTGACTGATATGATGAAGCTTGCAAACCGAATGCAATTTGGTATACCGGAGGAGAGCTCATTAG GTGATGGCTTGGGTGAAGGTTATGGCATGCTTGGGCAGGCCGGTAGTGGAAAACTACGCGTGTCAGCTGCGCAAAACAAACTTGCTGCTAAAGTGGCCAAGAA ATTCAAGGAGAAGAGCTATGGTAGCAGCGGCGCGACATCTGGACTGACATCTAGTTTGGCCTTCACACCAGTTCAG GGAATAGAGCTGTCGAACCCGCAGGCCCATGGGAATCATCTTGGAAGTGGTACCCAGAGCACCTATTTCTCCGAGACCGGCACATTCTCAAAGATCAAAAGGACCTGA
- the LOC100828528 gene encoding reticulon-like protein B8 encodes MPEQSENAAESMVSGIMDAIADKLPKQKSVRFDDEPGSSISGQAKRLFGGHKSVHHILGGGKSADVLMWRNKKMSSSVLAGATVAWVFFEWFGYHFLTIVSFVLVLGMVAQFGWSSFSGMLNGSSSNVPRVELPEELFANAGAAIGAQVNRFLGSLQDVSCGRDLKQFLKVIVGLLAAAFVGGWCNLITVIYIGFVCAHTLPVFYEKYHDQVDEVVNNMLGLIGSQYQKLDKGVLSKMPKGNLKFKKSQ; translated from the exons ATGCCGGAGCAGTCGGAGAACGCGGCGGAGAGCATGGTGAGCGGCATCATGGACGCCATCGCCGACAAGCTCCCCAAGCAGAAGTCGGTCCGGTTcgacgacgagccgggctCCTCCATCTCCGGCCAGGCCAAGAGGCTCTTCGGCGGCCACAAGTCCGTCCACCACATCCTCGGCGGTGGAAAAT CCGCCGACGTGCTGATGTGGAGGAACAAGAAGATGTCCTCGAGCGTTCTTGCCGGTGCAACGGTGGCATGGGTGTTCTTCGAGTGGTTCGGCTACCATTTCCTGACCATTGTATCCTTTGTGCTTGTTCTTGGCATGGTTGCCCAGTTTGGCTGGTCCAGCTTCTCAGGCATGCTCAATGG gTCATCTTCTAACGTGCCACGTGTCGAGTTGCCAGAGGAGCTGTTCGCGAACGCAGGCGCCGCCATCGGCGCCCAGGTGAACAGGTTCCTGGGGAGCTTACAGGATGTGTCCTGTGGAAGAGACCTGAAGCAGTTCCTAAAG GTGATCGTCGGGTTACTTGCCGCCGCTTTCGTCGGTGGCTGGTGCAATCTCATAACAGTCATCTACATTG GGTTTGTGTGTGCACACACTCTTCCAGTGTTCTATGAGAAGTACCATGATCAAGTTGATGAGGTCGTGAACAACATGCTTGGGCTGATTGGGAGCCAGTACCAGAAGCTTGACAAAGGGGTCCTGAGCAAGATGCCAAAAGGGAACCTCAAGTTCAAGAAAAGCCAGTAG
- the LOC100830586 gene encoding tetra-peptide repeat homeobox protein 1, translating into MRSLCYVTFLAILSITDVQLCASVRLLAESPNGSPPLPHAVLPVNIPHEVPGNLPGAPLPLPVAERPANIPREIPGNLPGALTALPTVGGPTDIPVHIPHEILRAAERTANIPTNLPEKIPGNLPGAPPLLHPDIPANLPVNIPDKIPGNLPRAPPLLHPDIPPNLPDKIPANLPSAPPLLHPDIPPNLPVNLPDKIPGNLPGASPPLPPAGLPVNISTNPPVNIPNKNPGNLPSAPPVPFPPASLPANISANLPANIPDKNLGDQPGAPPSLSSAVLLPNIPANLSLNITNKIPENLSGALPPLSLPANLPVNISGNISGNLASAPMPLHPTSLPANISGNISGNLPSAPAPLRPTSLPANISRNLPVNISNNIPGNFHVNISGNISGNLTGASMALPPASLPAHISDNIPGNLPINISGNISGNISGNLPGASAPLPPTVLPANIPGNLPMNISDNIPGNLPANLPGNVPVNLPANVPPGMLANVPPGMLANVPPEMLANLPANVTPEMLSKIPPEAWANVPPGQLPPNVTPDMLVTLAAMKQQQPAAAGGGEKGVAAAAAAGLPLPKMPDFSGLAKISFPPMPSATLPKVPQNFTFFGFDVEIPKFINKMVNGHSES; encoded by the coding sequence ATGAGATCTCTCTGCTACGTGACTTTCCTGGCCATCTTGTCCATCACAGACGTGCAGTTATGTGCATCGGTGCGCCTCTTGGCTGAAAGTCCAAATGGTTCGCCACCACTTCCTCATGCCGTTCTGCCGGTGAACATCCCTCACGAGGTTCCGGGGAACCTACCAGGTGCACCTCTGCCACTTCCTGTCGCCGAAAGGCCGGCAAACATTCCTCGCGAAATTCCAGGGAACCTACCCGGTGCACTGACGGCGCTTCCTACTGTCGGCGGACCGACCGACATCCCCGTGCATATCCCTCACGAAATTCTGAGGGCCGCTGAAAGGACGGCAAACATCCCGACCAACCTCCCCGAGAAAATTCCGGGGAACCTGCCAGGTGCGCCACCGCTGCTTCATCCTGACATCCCGGCCAACCTCCCGGTGAACATCCCCGACAAAATTCCGGGGAACTTGCCACGTGCACCACCGCTGCTTCATCCCGACATCCCGCCCAATCTCCCCGACAAAATTCCGGCGAACTTGCCAAGTGCGCCACCGCTGCTTCATCCTGACATCCCGCCCAACCTCCCCGTGAACCTCCCCGACAAAATTCCGGGGAACCTTCCAGGTGCATctccgccgcttcctcctGCCGGCCTACCAGTGAATATTTCAACCAACCCACCCGTGAATATTCCTAACAAAAACCCAGGGAACCTACCAAGTGCACCGCCAGTACCATTTCCTCCCGCTAGCCTGCCGGCGAACATCTCGGCCAACCTCCCGGCGAACATCCCTGACAAAAATCTAGGGGACCAACCAGGTGCACCACCATCGCTTTCTTCCGCTGTTCTACTGCCGAACATCCCAGCAAATCTCTCTCTGAACATCACTAACAAAATTCCAGAGAACCTGtcaggtgcactgccgccgctCAGCTTGCCGGCTAACCTACCCGTGAACATCTCGGGCAATATTTCGGGGAACCTGGCAAGTGCACCGATGCCGCTTCACCCCACTAGCTTGCCTGCAAACATCTCGGGCAACATTTCAGGGAACCTGCCAAGTGCACCGGCGCCGCTTCGTCCCACTAGCTTGCCTGCAAACATCTCGCGCAACCTCCCTGTGAACATTTCAAACAACATTCCAGGGAACTTCCATGTGAACATCTCGGGCAACATTTCGGGGAACCTTACAGGTGCATCGATGGCGCTTCCTCCTGCTAGCCTCCCGGCACACATCTCGGACAACATTCCGGGGAACCTCCCCATCAATATCTCAGGCAACATTTCTGGGAACATTTCGGGGAACCTACCAGGTGCGTCAGCGCCGCTTCCTCCCACCGTCCTGCCGGCGAACATCCCAGGCAACCTCCCTATGAACATCTCCGACAACATTCCAGGGAACCTCCCCGCAAACCTTCCAGGGAACGTACCGGTAAACCTCCCTGCCAACGTGCCGCCTGGGATGCTTGCCAATGTGCCACCAGGGATGTTAGCCAATGTGCCACCAGAGATGCTTGCCAACCTCCCCGCCAATGTGACACCAGAGATGTTGTCCAAGATCCCACCTGAGGCGTGGGCCAACGTTCCACCAGGCCAGCTACCTCCGAACGTGACACCAGATATGCTTGTCACCCTTGCCGCcatgaagcagcagcagcctgctgctgccggggGTGGTGAGAAAGGTGttgcagcagcggcagcagccggCCTGCCGCTCCCCAAGATGCCGGACTTCTCGGGGCTGGCGAAAATCTCGTTCCCGCCGATGCCGTCAGCAACTTTGCCAAAGGTGCCACAGAACTTCACGTTCTTTGGATTCGACGTGGAGATCCCCAAGTTTATCAACAAGATGGTTAACGGGCACAGCGAATCCTGA
- the LOC100828826 gene encoding uncharacterized protein LOC100828826: MIRLQSFVLTRLLSSPSASPLPSLHRLLSTAVVAAPQISPNPGFAVADYLVETCGLTRPQALKASKKLSHLKSPSNPDAVLAFLAGLGLSSSDVAALVAKDPKFLCAGVGAILEPNVVELTGLGLSHSEIARLVSLEGSHFRIRSIVSKLSYYLPLFGSPENLLRALRTNSYLLTSSLDKVIDPNRAFLRECGLADCDIAKLCTGVPWILTAKAERIRSMVKCAEAIGVPRGSKMFRHALHAIGFQSEDALAAKVEYLKNTFRWSEAEAGIAVSKAPTLLARSKDTLQSLSEFLISEVGLEPAYIAHRAGLLTCSLEGRIRSRYYVLNFLKANGLLKRELSCYSAVMMSEKLFMKRIISPHKEALPQLAEDYAAACRGEMPTNFRLTWTQNGL, encoded by the coding sequence ATGATCCGCCTCCAAAGCTTCGTCCTTACCCGgctcctctcttctccctccgcctctcccctcccctctctccACCGCCTTCTCTCCACGGCCGTGGTCGCCGCGCCCCAAATTTCCCCGAACCCTGGCTTCGCCGTCGCAGACTATCTGGTCGAGACCTGCGGCCTCACCCGACCGCAAGCCCTCAAGGCCTCCAAGAAGCTCTCCCACCTCAAGTCTCCCTCCAATCCCGACGCCGTcctcgccttcctcgccggcctcggcCTATCCAGCTCCGACGTCGCCGCCCTCGTTGCCAAGGACCCCAAGTTCCTCTGCGCCGGCGTCGGGGCAATCCTGGAACCCAACGTCGTCGAGCTCACCGGCCTCGGTCTATCGCATTCTGAGATCGCGCGCCTCGTCTCTCTCGAAGGCAGCCACTTCCGCATTAGATCCATCGTCTCCAAGCTGAGCTACTACCTTCCCCTCTTCGGTTCCCCCGAGAACCTCCTCCGGGCCCTCAGGACAAACTCCTACCTTCTCACCTCCAGCCTCGACAAGGTGATAGACCCCAATCGGGCCTTCCTTCGGGAGTGCGGGCTAGCTGATTGTGATATTGCCAAACTGTGCACCGGCGTGCCATGGATTCTTACCGCCAAAGCAGAGCGCATCCGGTCGATGGTGAAGTGCGCCGAAGCTATAGGTGTGCCCCGTGGCTCTAAGATGTTCCGGCATGCATTGCATGCTATCGGATTCCAGAGTGAGGACGCGCTCGCTGCCAAAGTGGAGTATTTGAAGAACACATTCAGGTGGTCGGAGGCTGAGGCAGGCATAGCTGTTTCTAAGGCTCCAACGTTGCTGGCGCGTTCCAAGGACACGCTGCAGAGCTTGTCAGAGTTCCTGATCTCCGAGGTGGGGTTGGAACCGGCATACATAGCTCACCGGGCGGGACTGCTCACTTGCAGCCTGGAGGGCCGGATCAGATCCCGGTACTACGTTTTGAACTTTCTCAAGGCAAATGGATTGCTAAAGCGGGAGTTGAGCTGCTATAGTGCAGTCATGATGAGCGAGAAGCTGTTCATGAAGAGGATCATAAGCCCTCACAAGGAAGCTCTGCCACAGCTCGCTGAAGACTATGCTGCCGCTTGCCGAGGGGAAATGCCGACGAATTTCAGATTGACATGGACCCAGAACGGGCTATGA